In Salisediminibacterium beveridgei, one DNA window encodes the following:
- a CDS encoding N-acetyltransferase gives MTGHEVVKLRVNFKTLEEFENFREYGQQELSMKEDLEENIVENDSESPFYGVYFGNKLVGRMSLYKINAKYDQYFDPPHDYLELWKLEVLPGYQGKGIGNAMVEYAKSFGLPVKTNARQRSDDFWKKQAFSPLTYQTDRDRGENPYVWLPEGVKEKLHVQEKAVQAKSEPIENEET, from the coding sequence ATGACAGGACATGAAGTAGTCAAACTGAGAGTGAATTTTAAAACGCTCGAAGAATTTGAGAATTTCAGGGAATATGGTCAGCAGGAGCTGTCCATGAAAGAAGACCTTGAAGAAAACATTGTTGAAAATGACAGTGAATCACCTTTCTATGGCGTCTATTTCGGCAACAAGCTTGTTGGACGAATGAGCCTTTATAAGATTAATGCAAAATACGACCAGTATTTTGATCCGCCTCACGATTATTTGGAACTCTGGAAGCTCGAAGTACTTCCAGGCTACCAGGGAAAAGGGATTGGAAATGCAATGGTTGAATACGCAAAAAGTTTTGGTCTTCCTGTCAAAACAAATGCACGCCAACGCTCAGATGATTTTTGGAAAAAACAAGCTTTTTCTCCGTTAACTTATCAGACAGACCGCGATCGTGGTGAAAACCCTTATGTCTGGCTTCCTGAAGGCGTAAAAGAAAAGCTCCATGTGCAAGAAAAAGCTGTTCAGGCGAAATCCGAACCCATTGAAAATGAGGAAACGTAA
- a CDS encoding enoyl-CoA hydratase/isomerase family protein: MRTVEQSWLDKGVAKITLNRPHVKNAVNFDMLENLEIVLDQLERDKTLQAVLICGAGETFCSGGDLNDFHTLAGGADVYDHMLKPMMDQLYRIAFLPCPVTAFVEGAAIGGGAELAMACDKVILTPASKVGFIQVKLGIQTGWGGAELLSRHVDHKTVFEMLSTGELYSANDLEQKGLTVKASIPSVADLKNVHKKRADETMYQAMKMEALTCSRSWGSEKHGEMIRLFLDRQ; the protein is encoded by the coding sequence ATGAGAACAGTTGAACAATCTTGGCTTGATAAGGGCGTGGCAAAAATTACATTGAATCGGCCACATGTCAAAAATGCTGTGAATTTTGACATGTTGGAGAATCTGGAGATTGTTCTGGATCAGCTCGAGCGGGATAAGACATTACAGGCAGTTTTGATCTGCGGCGCTGGAGAGACATTCTGCAGTGGTGGCGACCTGAACGATTTTCATACACTGGCAGGGGGGGCGGATGTATATGATCATATGCTCAAACCGATGATGGATCAATTATATCGCATTGCGTTTTTGCCTTGTCCTGTTACGGCTTTTGTTGAGGGAGCAGCGATAGGTGGTGGAGCGGAACTGGCCATGGCTTGTGACAAGGTGATACTTACACCGGCTTCCAAAGTAGGTTTTATTCAGGTGAAGTTGGGTATTCAAACCGGCTGGGGAGGAGCGGAATTATTAAGTCGTCATGTCGATCACAAAACGGTATTTGAGATGTTGTCTACCGGAGAGCTTTATTCCGCAAATGATCTTGAGCAAAAGGGACTGACAGTCAAGGCATCGATCCCCTCTGTTGCAGACCTCAAAAACGTTCATAAAAAAAGGGCTGACGAAACTATGTATCAAGCGATGAAAATGGAGGCCTTAACCTGTTCAAGGTCCTGGGGAAGTGAGAAACACGGAGAAATGATACGTTTGTTTCTGGACCGTCAATAA
- the rpmF gene encoding 50S ribosomal protein L32 gives MAVPFRRTSKTKKRQRRTHLKLRVPGMVECPECGEMKLSHRVCKSCGAYKGRDVVSK, from the coding sequence ATGGCAGTACCATTTAGAAGAACAAGTAAGACGAAAAAGCGTCAACGTCGTACACACTTAAAATTGCGCGTGCCGGGCATGGTTGAATGTCCTGAATGCGGAGAAATGAAACTTTCTCACCGTGTATGCAAGTCTTGTGGAGCCTATAAAGGCCGGGACGTCGTATCAAAATAA
- a CDS encoding YceD family protein, translated as MKWSVQQLQTLRHKGLQLNESVDMSQVMSVDREIRDVTPVHVSGKALFTKESVTFKLQLEGSMTLPCARTLNDVKHPFTIQAVEIFPLEEWATFEEDDDDVHDLDGQTVNLLPYIQERILLEKPLRVFSDQKAGPAPEEGPGWQLNVDVEDEHSDDTQVDPRLKKLGDFFDKH; from the coding sequence ATGAAATGGTCAGTACAGCAGTTGCAAACCCTCCGGCATAAGGGATTGCAATTGAACGAATCGGTCGACATGAGTCAGGTAATGAGTGTAGACCGTGAAATCAGAGACGTCACCCCTGTTCATGTAAGTGGGAAAGCGTTGTTCACCAAAGAATCTGTAACATTCAAGTTGCAGCTCGAAGGAAGCATGACGCTGCCGTGTGCACGAACATTAAACGATGTTAAGCATCCCTTCACCATTCAAGCGGTGGAGATATTCCCCCTTGAAGAATGGGCCACCTTCGAAGAGGATGACGATGACGTCCATGACCTTGATGGTCAAACGGTTAACTTACTGCCTTATATTCAGGAGAGAATCCTTCTGGAAAAACCGTTGAGAGTTTTCAGCGATCAAAAGGCAGGCCCAGCTCCAGAGGAAGGTCCAGGCTGGCAACTCAATGTTGATGTTGAGGATGAACACTCCGATGACACACAGGTGGATCCGAGACTGAAAAAACTGGGAGATTTTTTTGATAAGCACTAA
- a CDS encoding nucleotidyltransferase, producing MRITGLIVEYNPFHNGHLHHLKEAAKKTNADVTVAIMSGNFLQRGEPAIIDKWTRAKVAVETGVDLVFELPFHYAVQPADRFAAGAVSMLHQAGVTDLVFGSECGDTAAFIHAAKASVTNKDQIDKLLKKQLKTGISFPKAYASAIEDACGEQLRLDMSKPNNSLGFHYTRAAELFKPLQVHTIQRIGANYHDEEFKYSTYASATGIRKAIFNQHNWQEVISDAVPHATLSALDETETTEKVLNHWESFYPFLQYRLMTSKPEELSCIYDCDEGIENRLIRAVTAADFDTFIKKVKTKRYTRTRIQRLLVHMLIHVTKKELQDALEDPPPYRILAMNETGKAYLHSIKHRDLHFISNKHQSGATTASSLNERAAQIYHLPIRHLNYYPEEYKRRPIFTGQDEPRV from the coding sequence ATGCGTATTACAGGTTTAATTGTTGAATATAACCCGTTTCATAACGGCCACCTTCATCATCTGAAAGAAGCTGCAAAGAAGACAAATGCTGATGTAACCGTTGCGATTATGAGTGGAAACTTCCTGCAACGCGGGGAACCTGCGATTATCGATAAATGGACACGAGCTAAAGTCGCCGTTGAAACCGGCGTCGATCTGGTATTTGAACTGCCTTTTCATTATGCTGTCCAACCCGCTGACCGGTTTGCAGCGGGGGCTGTATCCATGCTTCATCAAGCAGGTGTTACAGATCTTGTTTTTGGAAGTGAATGCGGAGACACCGCCGCTTTCATCCATGCTGCCAAGGCCAGTGTGACGAATAAAGATCAGATTGACAAGCTTTTGAAAAAACAATTGAAAACTGGTATCAGTTTCCCTAAAGCTTATGCATCAGCTATTGAGGATGCATGCGGGGAACAGTTACGTCTCGACATGTCCAAACCCAATAATAGTCTTGGTTTCCATTATACCCGTGCAGCAGAATTGTTTAAACCCCTGCAAGTTCACACCATTCAGCGCATCGGGGCCAATTATCATGATGAGGAATTTAAATACAGCACTTATGCAAGTGCAACAGGGATCCGTAAAGCGATTTTCAACCAGCATAACTGGCAAGAAGTCATCTCTGACGCCGTTCCTCACGCTACATTATCCGCATTAGACGAAACAGAAACAACCGAAAAAGTATTAAACCATTGGGAGTCCTTCTACCCATTTTTACAATACCGTTTAATGACCAGTAAACCGGAAGAACTCTCTTGCATTTACGACTGCGACGAAGGAATTGAAAACCGGCTGATTCGGGCAGTGACAGCCGCTGATTTTGATACGTTTATCAAAAAGGTGAAAACAAAACGTTACACAAGAACACGGATTCAGCGGTTGCTCGTTCACATGCTCATTCATGTCACGAAAAAAGAACTGCAAGACGCACTTGAGGATCCTCCACCCTACCGCATACTCGCCATGAATGAAACCGGGAAAGCATACTTGCATTCAATTAAACACCGAGATTTGCATTTCATTTCAAACAAACACCAATCAGGAGCAACAACTGCGTCATCTTTAAACGAAAGAGCAGCTCAAATCTATCATTTACCTATTCGACATCTGAACTATTACCCTGAAGAATACAAGCGCAGACCCATATTTACAGGTCAGGATGAACCTCGTGTCTGA
- a CDS encoding SepM family pheromone-processing serine protease → MQESNSNWSRSIIKWVVLFGIIIGLNFIQTPYYFTVPGDAKVLSEVIEVEDRYDYEGSFMLTTIRMGRANPVNYVWSVFSDRRELLHMDEVRPQGESDEQYQHRQMMLMSGSQETAVIVAYKEADETAEFEYHGVLVTQVIEGMDAIEVLESGDRIIGIGDNKVEEVQEMLDYLSDYEEGDVVSVTFERGDEERTEDIEIQAFPEAIGAEPGAAGLGIGAPVTDRTLTTSKQVDIDAAQIGGPSAGLMFTLEIYNQLTEEDITAGLNIAGTGSMNEEGSVGRIGGTGQKVHAAHESGADVFFAPYENGNESSNYNEALRAAESSGTDMEIVPVDTFSDALDYLYDL, encoded by the coding sequence ATGCAAGAATCAAACAGTAACTGGTCGCGTTCAATAATCAAATGGGTCGTTTTATTCGGTATTATTATTGGATTGAATTTTATACAGACGCCATACTATTTCACAGTTCCTGGTGATGCGAAAGTATTGAGCGAAGTCATTGAGGTTGAAGATCGTTATGATTATGAAGGATCTTTTATGCTGACGACGATCCGGATGGGCAGAGCCAATCCAGTCAATTATGTCTGGTCGGTGTTCAGCGATCGAAGAGAACTATTGCATATGGATGAGGTAAGACCGCAAGGTGAAAGTGATGAACAATATCAACACAGGCAGATGATGCTTATGAGCGGTTCTCAGGAAACGGCAGTGATCGTCGCTTATAAAGAAGCTGATGAGACTGCCGAATTCGAGTACCACGGTGTACTGGTCACACAAGTGATTGAGGGGATGGATGCGATTGAAGTACTCGAATCAGGAGACCGGATTATTGGTATAGGCGATAATAAAGTTGAGGAAGTCCAGGAAATGCTGGACTATCTTTCCGACTATGAAGAAGGTGATGTGGTATCTGTTACTTTTGAACGCGGGGATGAAGAACGTACTGAAGATATTGAAATTCAGGCATTCCCGGAAGCTATCGGTGCAGAACCAGGTGCGGCAGGTTTAGGGATAGGAGCCCCGGTGACAGATCGGACATTGACCACATCAAAGCAGGTGGACATTGATGCCGCACAGATTGGCGGGCCTTCAGCGGGACTGATGTTCACCCTTGAAATCTACAACCAATTAACTGAAGAGGATATTACAGCTGGTTTAAATATCGCAGGGACCGGTTCAATGAATGAAGAAGGCAGTGTAGGCAGAATTGGTGGAACCGGTCAAAAAGTTCATGCAGCTCACGAATCTGGTGCAGATGTATTCTTTGCTCCATATGAAAACGGAAATGAAAGTTCGAATTATAATGAGGCACTTCGGGCTGCAGAATCAAGCGGAACAGACATGGAGATTGTTCCTGTGGACACGTTCAGCGACGCGCTTGATTATTTGTATGACCTTTAA
- the coaD gene encoding pantetheine-phosphate adenylyltransferase, giving the protein MREKIGIIPGSFDPVTKGHLDIITRASGLFDKVIVSVLNNRTKNPLFSAEERVKLIEKTVESLDNVEVDQFDGLLIDYVRQKNAKAIIKGLRAVSDFEYELQMASINQKLDKQVETVFMMTSPEYAYLSSSIVKELAKYHAHTQDLVPECVEDALNKKFNKEL; this is encoded by the coding sequence ATGCGTGAAAAAATCGGCATTATACCCGGGAGTTTTGATCCGGTAACCAAAGGACATCTGGATATCATCACAAGGGCTTCAGGACTCTTTGACAAGGTGATTGTGTCTGTATTAAACAACCGGACTAAAAATCCACTGTTCTCTGCAGAGGAGCGAGTGAAATTAATTGAAAAAACCGTCGAATCATTGGACAATGTAGAAGTAGATCAATTTGACGGACTTCTGATTGACTATGTCAGACAAAAAAATGCGAAAGCGATTATTAAAGGACTCAGAGCAGTATCTGATTTTGAATATGAACTTCAGATGGCGTCCATTAATCAAAAACTGGACAAGCAGGTCGAAACGGTATTCATGATGACAAGTCCGGAATATGCCTATTTAAGTTCTAGCATCGTTAAAGAACTGGCAAAATATCATGCACATACTCAGGATCTCGTACCGGAATGTGTGGAAGATGCATTGAATAAGAAATTCAATAAAGAACTGTAG
- the rsmD gene encoding 16S rRNA (guanine(966)-N(2))-methyltransferase RsmD, producing MRVISGQMKGKKLKSVAGMSTRPTSDKVKEAIYQILGPYFDGGVVLDLYAGSGAMGIEALSRGMDKGIFNDKTGQAIRTIKENLRETGLMEQSEVYRNDAQKALNHLAERNLQFHLIILDPPYQKQAIPENLSSICELDLLHAHGVILCEHDRKVELPEKIDGIVKVRNLAYGDTVISLYEWSELHA from the coding sequence ATGAGAGTGATCAGCGGTCAAATGAAAGGCAAGAAGTTAAAAAGCGTTGCCGGGATGTCGACAAGGCCGACATCCGATAAAGTAAAAGAAGCCATTTATCAAATCTTAGGCCCCTATTTTGATGGTGGCGTCGTTCTTGATCTTTATGCAGGAAGCGGTGCAATGGGGATTGAGGCTTTGAGCAGAGGGATGGACAAAGGGATTTTCAATGATAAAACCGGTCAAGCAATACGAACAATTAAAGAAAACCTTCGTGAAACAGGTTTGATGGAGCAAAGTGAAGTGTACCGCAATGATGCTCAAAAAGCCCTGAATCACTTGGCTGAAAGAAATTTGCAGTTCCATCTGATTATTCTCGACCCTCCCTATCAAAAGCAGGCGATACCAGAGAATCTTTCTTCCATCTGTGAACTCGACTTACTTCATGCGCATGGTGTGATTCTCTGTGAACATGATCGGAAAGTTGAATTGCCAGAAAAGATTGACGGAATAGTCAAAGTCCGAAACCTGGCATATGGGGATACAGTCATATCATTATACGAATGGAGTGAATTGCATGCGTGA
- a CDS encoding YlbG family protein, which yields MVDEKEEFEPEKRLGLVVWLHSLKPLKQLKRHGHIHYVSRRMKYVYLYCDIDRVEEVTKRLLSINAVKSVEQSMRPFIKTEYQSKAPKEAKKEEYKMGI from the coding sequence GTGGTTGATGAAAAAGAGGAGTTCGAACCGGAAAAACGGTTAGGGCTTGTTGTCTGGCTTCATTCCTTGAAACCGTTAAAACAGTTAAAAAGGCACGGTCACATTCATTATGTGTCCAGGAGAATGAAATATGTGTATTTATACTGTGATATTGATCGCGTCGAAGAAGTAACAAAACGACTGCTTTCCATCAATGCTGTCAAGAGCGTTGAGCAATCGATGCGGCCCTTTATCAAAACAGAGTACCAGTCTAAGGCACCCAAAGAAGCGAAAAAAGAAGAATATAAAATGGGAATCTGA
- a CDS encoding YlbF family regulator, with protein sequence MTTAMITNVDVLMASDELNELVLHSEIYHSYIESKKEVQNTDSCRQLLHKFNEKKVAYDEVQRFGKYHPDFHTVTREIRELKRQVDTDPVIHSFKEAEKALEALLDEISETLAASVSSDIKVPTGNPFFESGCSGGCGTGGSCGCG encoded by the coding sequence TTGACTACTGCGATGATCACAAATGTAGATGTCCTTATGGCATCTGATGAGTTGAATGAGTTGGTTCTCCATTCGGAGATTTATCATAGTTATATCGAATCGAAAAAAGAAGTTCAGAATACCGATTCGTGCAGGCAATTACTTCATAAATTTAATGAAAAGAAAGTTGCCTATGACGAAGTGCAAAGGTTTGGGAAATATCATCCCGATTTCCATACCGTTACCCGGGAAATTCGGGAACTGAAGCGTCAAGTTGATACAGATCCGGTTATTCACTCTTTTAAAGAGGCAGAGAAAGCACTTGAAGCACTGCTCGATGAGATCAGTGAGACGCTTGCGGCCTCTGTATCATCAGATATTAAAGTACCGACAGGAAATCCATTTTTTGAGTCTGGTTGCTCAGGTGGCTGCGGAACAGGAGGGAGTTGCGGCTGTGGTTGA
- a CDS encoding CAP domain-containing protein, which translates to MLRTISVMTSFLIIFMLALIGFTILIEDPSPISTEKWEEDNDRHIESDEADSSVNRITESGSVHEETVGLHATSEELQSRFGKPDQVFWTPYGYEWWRFDEVVTPHLYGIQNGTVVTKMIVENGSSVNGISIGESYESVRNRFDYQDEVDLGGVMSSYVFDLTEEDVLTKPLVILESGDYAQLYFDKFDGSLTAVRKQTEEVLLTQRPYSLSYRGSLIEPEELAGDEMIQWQEGQEELIHILSNHFREQKGLYSMEKAEDVRLIARAHSRDMYSNGFFAHDSPNTGSLADRLNEDDVNFQGAAENIAAHYIDSLEVVNGWLNSEGHRVNLLSEDFTYVASGVYDFYYTQNFINYR; encoded by the coding sequence ATGCTAAGGACAATAAGTGTTATGACGAGCTTCCTGATTATCTTTATGCTGGCATTGATCGGGTTCACGATTCTGATTGAAGACCCGTCACCGATATCCACGGAAAAATGGGAAGAAGATAATGATCGGCATATTGAATCTGATGAGGCGGATTCCTCCGTGAATCGTATTACAGAGTCCGGGTCTGTTCATGAAGAAACTGTGGGATTGCATGCCACTAGTGAAGAACTGCAATCCCGTTTTGGTAAACCGGACCAGGTCTTCTGGACGCCTTACGGTTACGAATGGTGGCGTTTTGATGAGGTTGTGACTCCGCATTTGTACGGGATTCAGAATGGTACTGTTGTGACGAAAATGATCGTTGAAAACGGGTCCTCCGTAAACGGCATCTCAATTGGTGAATCATATGAATCTGTGAGAAACCGATTCGATTATCAGGACGAAGTGGATCTTGGAGGCGTCATGTCGAGCTATGTCTTCGATTTGACAGAAGAAGATGTATTGACAAAGCCTCTTGTGATTCTTGAGTCAGGAGATTACGCTCAGTTGTATTTTGACAAGTTTGACGGCAGCTTAACAGCGGTCAGGAAACAAACAGAGGAAGTTCTCTTAACACAGCGCCCATATAGTCTTTCGTACCGGGGGTCGCTCATTGAACCGGAAGAATTAGCAGGTGATGAGATGATTCAATGGCAAGAAGGACAAGAGGAACTGATTCATATTCTCAGCAACCACTTCAGAGAACAAAAAGGATTATATTCAATGGAAAAAGCTGAGGACGTCCGGTTAATTGCCAGAGCACATAGTCGCGATATGTATTCGAATGGTTTCTTTGCTCATGATTCACCGAATACGGGTTCATTGGCGGACAGATTGAATGAAGATGACGTGAATTTTCAAGGCGCCGCTGAAAACATAGCTGCACATTACATCGACAGCCTCGAGGTGGTTAATGGCTGGTTAAACAGTGAAGGACATCGTGTGAATCTGTTGAGTGAGGACTTTACTTATGTTGCAAGTGGTGTTTATGACTTTTATTACACCCAAAACTTCATAAATTACCGTTAG
- a CDS encoding YugN family protein has product MKFEQTGLEGVQIRFDDLDEIMSDLGFDRGWDYERATYDYKMIDQVEDATYYFRMPCFAVEGEIPQSDCRIEMMTPYVGKHYYPHGVEYDEEFPQKIVDKCHQKIDAASEKIKADKLA; this is encoded by the coding sequence ATGAAATTTGAACAAACCGGACTTGAAGGCGTACAGATCCGATTTGATGATCTGGATGAAATTATGAGCGATCTTGGTTTCGATCGAGGTTGGGACTACGAGCGGGCTACCTATGATTATAAAATGATTGATCAAGTCGAAGATGCAACCTATTACTTCAGAATGCCTTGTTTTGCAGTTGAAGGCGAGATCCCGCAGTCAGACTGCAGGATCGAAATGATGACACCTTATGTTGGCAAACATTATTACCCTCATGGCGTCGAATACGATGAAGAGTTTCCCCAAAAAATCGTGGATAAATGCCACCAGAAAATCGATGCGGCATCAGAAAAGATCAAGGCAGACAAACTGGCTTGA
- the ytvI gene encoding sporulation integral membrane protein YtvI yields MTPATTRLVRKYVTIAIAILIIGLLIYYILPVATPILTALVAALFLTPAVNGLTRYTKMTRPISVFVVFVSFITVISALGYILFTRALTQLNQFLNNLPSMINDVNIAWINILDNLRLQFDQYSQDIVNEIDFAVTNALIGLRDQIQDINIIEMTTSLLTAIPSYIVSFLVFLIALYLFLLDLPRLKLKVFTYFSDETAEKVSFMSNRLSYVIFGFFKAQFLVSIIIFIVTIIGLMIIAPEVALIMSIFIWAIDFIPIIGSIAVLAPWAGYQLIMGETFMAIQLLVLAGILLTIRRTVEPKVMGHHIGLSPLATLISLYIGLMLLGAIGFILGPLAVILFQSAKEADIIKFNFKI; encoded by the coding sequence GTGACTCCAGCGACAACAAGACTCGTTCGTAAATATGTAACGATTGCAATTGCAATTCTCATAATCGGGCTTCTCATTTATTATATTCTGCCCGTTGCAACACCCATTTTAACCGCACTGGTCGCTGCCTTGTTTCTTACACCTGCAGTGAACGGTTTGACCCGTTATACGAAAATGACCAGACCAATTTCCGTCTTTGTTGTCTTTGTCAGTTTCATTACGGTCATTTCGGCTCTCGGATACATATTGTTCACTCGGGCATTGACCCAGTTAAATCAATTTTTAAATAATCTCCCCAGCATGATTAATGACGTGAATATTGCCTGGATCAATATTCTTGATAATCTGCGTCTGCAGTTCGACCAGTATTCCCAGGATATTGTGAATGAAATTGATTTTGCTGTTACCAATGCATTAATCGGATTAAGAGATCAGATTCAGGATATCAACATCATTGAAATGACGACCAGCCTTTTAACTGCTATCCCCTCCTATATCGTGTCATTCCTTGTTTTTTTAATTGCATTGTATTTATTTCTACTGGATCTTCCTCGTTTAAAATTGAAGGTTTTCACCTACTTTTCAGATGAGACAGCGGAAAAAGTCAGCTTTATGTCTAACAGGCTTTCTTATGTCATTTTCGGATTTTTCAAAGCTCAGTTCCTGGTCAGTATCATCATTTTTATTGTTACTATTATCGGATTGATGATTATTGCACCAGAAGTCGCCTTAATTATGTCAATTTTCATCTGGGCAATTGATTTCATCCCTATCATCGGCTCAATCGCAGTGCTTGCACCCTGGGCAGGTTATCAACTCATTATGGGAGAGACCTTCATGGCGATCCAGCTACTCGTACTCGCAGGGATTTTGTTGACGATCCGGCGTACAGTGGAACCGAAAGTCATGGGCCACCATATTGGTTTATCACCACTGGCAACATTGATTTCACTCTATATTGGACTTATGCTTTTAGGTGCCATCGGCTTTATCCTTGGTCCGTTGGCTGTGATTTTGTTTCAAAGCGCAAAAGAAGCGGATATCATTAAATTTAATTTCAAGATTTAA
- a CDS encoding DUF420 domain-containing protein, whose product MALFLPFISTVFIAVSAVFVATGWVLVIRGKIQEHQKAMFWGAVFAVIFFITYLSKTFFIGSTSFGGPDEVVLYYTIFLIFHISMATIAAVLGLYQLYTGYKQKLGRHRKLGPWTSVIWFTSAVTGIAVYLLLYVIYPPGETTNLFRAILSFGG is encoded by the coding sequence ATGGCACTATTTTTACCTTTTATCAGTACAGTTTTTATTGCGGTCAGTGCGGTATTTGTAGCAACCGGATGGGTGCTTGTGATCCGGGGGAAAATTCAGGAACATCAAAAAGCAATGTTCTGGGGCGCGGTATTTGCGGTGATTTTTTTCATCACCTATTTATCAAAAACATTTTTCATAGGCAGCACCTCATTTGGCGGACCTGATGAAGTGGTGCTGTACTACACGATCTTTTTGATTTTCCATATTTCGATGGCAACAATTGCGGCAGTATTGGGGCTTTATCAGCTATATACAGGCTATAAACAGAAACTTGGCCGTCATCGGAAACTTGGTCCTTGGACGTCTGTGATTTGGTTCACTTCTGCGGTTACAGGTATTGCAGTATACTTACTCCTTTATGTAATCTATCCACCTGGGGAGACGACCAACCTCTTCAGAGCAATTCTCAGTTTTGGCGGATGA
- a CDS encoding cytochrome C oxidase subunit IV family protein encodes MSSHLDATAPLKGKPSKQTERKLKKEAKTQLASYFLMIAITSMAFISIASDAIPSGFAIPFILLLAAVQVTFQLYIFMHMGERKTSWVNIMIWTGMLIAVLTVGALMFLIGVVKY; translated from the coding sequence ATGAGTTCACATCTTGACGCAACGGCACCTTTAAAAGGTAAACCGTCCAAGCAGACCGAGCGAAAGTTGAAAAAAGAAGCGAAGACGCAACTTGCATCTTATTTTCTGATGATTGCGATTACCAGTATGGCATTTATTTCGATTGCTTCTGACGCCATTCCATCCGGTTTTGCAATTCCGTTCATTTTATTACTTGCGGCTGTTCAAGTTACCTTTCAACTGTATATCTTTATGCATATGGGCGAAAGAAAAACAAGCTGGGTAAACATTATGATCTGGACGGGTATGCTGATTGCAGTTCTGACTGTTGGGGCATTGATGTTTTTGATTGGAGTCGTTAAATACTAA
- a CDS encoding cytochrome (ubi)quinol oxidase subunit III, producing MAEHEAIDIKELPEQPEKATLEGRNKYLGFWFFLGGETVLFGSLIGTYLGLRGGTIDGPGPADLFHLDLVFIMTMILLTSSLTSVMAIINMHRGNFKKLLMWMSMTVILGTAFLGFEIYEFYEYYHAGLGFSTSAFASSFYTLVGTHGAHVLFGIVWITTLLVRYRKTGLTLYNAPKFNTAVLYWHFIDVVWVFIFTVVYLLGIGG from the coding sequence ATGGCTGAACACGAAGCAATAGACATTAAAGAATTGCCTGAACAACCTGAAAAAGCAACCCTCGAAGGCAGAAATAAGTATCTTGGATTCTGGTTTTTCCTTGGCGGTGAGACAGTGCTTTTCGGAAGCCTGATCGGCACCTATCTCGGACTTCGTGGAGGCACCATTGATGGTCCGGGACCAGCAGACCTGTTTCACCTGGATTTGGTGTTCATCATGACAATGATTCTTCTGACAAGCAGTTTGACTTCCGTCATGGCGATTATCAACATGCACCGAGGAAATTTTAAGAAGCTTCTGATGTGGATGTCCATGACGGTGATTCTTGGAACGGCTTTCCTTGGCTTTGAGATCTATGAATTCTATGAATATTATCACGCAGGGCTTGGTTTCTCAACATCAGCGTTTGCATCAAGTTTTTATACGCTGGTCGGCACACACGGTGCCCACGTTTTGTTCGGTATTGTGTGGATCACGACTTTACTTGTGCGCTACCGGAAAACCGGATTGACGCTTTACAATGCACCAAAATTCAATACGGCTGTCCTTTACTGGCACTTCATTGATGTCGTTTGGGTATTTATCTTTACTGTCGTGTATCTTCTCGGAATAGGGGGATGA